One window from the genome of Nicotiana sylvestris chromosome 9, ASM39365v2, whole genome shotgun sequence encodes:
- the LOC138878456 gene encoding uncharacterized protein: MELEHKSMWASKKLNLEWDVAANLRVAHLNEIDKFWYHDYTSSSLYKEKMKYLHEKYIHNKEFKEGDLVPLFNSRLQMFLGKLKSKWNGPFEVVNITPFGALDSKNKNDEVFRVNGHRVKHYLGKVDNGHIVAVLHFK, translated from the coding sequence ATGGAACTTGAGCATAAGTCTATGTGGGCTTCGAAaaagttgaaccttgagtgggatgtcgCCGCAAACTTAAGGGTGGCACACCTGAATGAGATTGATAAATTCTGGTATCATGACTACACAAGTTCGTCCCTTTACAAGGAAAAGATGAAGTATCTCCATGAAAAGTACATACACAACAAGGAGTttaaagaaggtgatcttgtgccattgttcaattcccggttacagATGTTTCTTGGCAAGTTGAAGTCAAAATGGAATGGCCCCTTTGAAGTGGTGAATATAACCCCCTTTGGTGCTCTAGattcaaaaaataagaatgatgaggtgtttagagtcaatgggcatcgGGTTAAACATTATCTTGGCAAGGTTGATAATGGCCACATTGTGGcggttcttcatttcaaatga